AGCATGCCTCTCGTTCTGGCCATCGACGGGAGTGCTGTCGGCATGGGATGCACAGCCCTGGTCATTGGCATTGTCTACAAAAAGAGACTGTTTCCCCTGGCGTGGATCGTCAGAGAAGGTAAGAAGGGGCATTTCCCTGAAGAAATCCATCTTGAACTTCTCGATCGTGTTCACTCCATCCTTCCCGCCGAGGCTCAAATCATCCTGGTAGGGGACGGGGAATTTGATGGTGTTGACTACCAAAAGACTGTCAACCAATGGGGCTGGCAGTATGTATCACGTACAGCTTCAACCATCATGCTCAGCACGGAGGATCACGAGTTCTCCTTTGAGGACATGGCCTGCAACCTCCAGGCGGGAGAAACGCTCGTTGCTCCCCAAGTCTCTTTTTCCAGGGAGGAATATGGCCCTGTTACGGCCATCGCCTGGTGGGTGTTGTCTTGCAGAATGTCCTGACCCCAAGATAGTGGTTTCGTTCACGATGTCTTGACTGAAAGCGCGAACTGGTCAATTTATATGGACGGTTTGATGCAAGCGGATCGAGTGGATGGTGTAGGGGAAAAGAGTGCGGCAATCACTCCTTACCCCCGAACAAAGTGGGTTCCCCCCCAACACAGAGCATTCCATTGATACTGTTCGTAAGCGTTGCAATCAAGAGTCTCGTTGAGCTCGGGCGTCGGTATGAGTGGCCCAAGGACCTGGTATGCCCCGAGTGTGGCTCTCGCCTGTGGGGCCATGGCTTCGTACAGGCCTGGTTTGATGGATGCCCGCAGGCGGTCCGGCTTGCCCGGTACCGCTGCAGCCAATGTCGCAAGGTGTTCCGAGCCCGCCCGGTCGGCTACTGGAGCCGATTCCAGGCTTCCATTTCAGACATCCGTGAGAGCCTTTCCCATCGTTTGAGTCACCTCCGATGGCCATCCGGCCGTTCCCCTTCCCGTCAGCGCCATTGGCTGAGCGGCCTAAAAAAGCAGATCCTCGCCCGATGGGGTGCCGGCTGGGCGGGAAATTTTCTGGAAGCCTTCGATCAGTTATGCCGGGAGGGTATTCCCGCCGTGAGCCGGTCGATTTAATTCGGGCTCCCAGCCTCGATTGACACACCCCACCGAAGCGTGCTTTTGCCTCCGGAGGCCCTTTCACGCTATTTCCTGGGAAAACCCAAAACACATAAAGAGGAGGTTTTCCATGGATGAGCAGCAACAAAAGGATGTGGCCGTATTCCGCTTTGGCGTCATCAGCGACTTTGTCACCCGAAACGCGATGGATCGTGGCGAGCAGGAGAGGCTCCTTACCGAAAAATGCGAACAGTCCTGGCAGATTCCCCACTCCAACCGCTCCCGCCTGGCCCGATCCACCATCCTCGGCTGGATCAAAGCCTATCGCCAGGGTGGCGGCAGACTCGAATCCCTTTACCCCGGCAGCCGAAACGACCGTGGGGTGAGCCGGATCATTGACGAGGAAACCGGGGGGCTCATCGCTCGACTGAGGGCCGGGATGCCCAAATGCTCCCTTCCCACATTGATCAAAGAGCTCGAGAAGCGAAAGCTCCTTCCCGCCGGTATGGTCTTGAGCGAAAGCACCCTCTACCGCTTTCTCAAACGCGAAGGGCTCCTCAAGGCGGCACCGCCCCCTGCCGTCGATCGCAGGAAATTTGAAGCCGAGCTCCCAAACGATCTGTGGCAAAGCGACGCCCTGCATGGCCCCCTGGTCATGGTGGGAGAGAAGCGGCGAAAGACCTACCTTTTTGCGTTCATTGACGACATGAGCCGTCTCGTTCCTCATGCCGCCTTCTTTTTAAACGAGAACCTCGACTCCTACCTGTGCGCACTCAGACGCGCTCTTCTCAAGCGTGGACTTCCCCGCAAGCTCTACGTGGACAATGGAGCCGCCTTCCGCTCCAGGCTCCTCCACGAGATCACGGCATCCCTTGGAATCGCCCTCGTCCACTCCAAACCCTACAAGCCCCAGGGACGCGGCAAAGTGGAGCGCTTCTTTCAAACCGTTAGAGCCCAGTTTCTTGCATCCGTTGAGGCAGACTCCCTCGAAGCTCTCAACGAGCAGTTCGACCAATGGGTCACGACCGTCTATCATCAGCGTCCTCACGGGGGCACCGGAGAGCCTCCCCTGAAGCGATTTGCCGATCACATGGAATGCATCCGCCCCGCCCCTAAATACCTCGAGGACTACTTCAGGAAGCGCGCACGAAGGAAAGTGGCAAACGATCGCACCGTATCGCTCAACGGTAGACTCTACGAGGCTTCTGTCGCCCTCATAGGATCCCAGGTCACCCTCCTCTACAACGAGGACGATCCCACCCGGGTCGAAGTCCAGCTCGGGGGCCAATCCCACGGCTTTCTCACCCCCCTTGATCTCAACGTCAACTGCAGGGTGCGCCGCAACCACTCGACCGGCCTCGTGATCGAAAACACCGGCAAACCGGCCATTTCTTCCGGCAGGCTTTCCTTCTCCAATCGGGAGGACCAGTAGATGAAGCCCTCCTATCTCACTTTCTTCGGTTTCCTCCATGAGCCCTTTGGCGCAGACATCCGGATCGATCAGATCCTTCAAACCCCCGAAGTGCTCGCCGTCTCGGACCGGCTCGAATATACCGTACGCCTTGGCGCCATCGGCCTGGTTACAGGAGATGTCGGATCAGGCAAATCGACGGCCTTGAGATGGGCTCTGAGCCGCCTCCATCCTTCCGAGTACCGTCCCCTGTGGATCACCGCCTCATCAGACGCCAAATCCTCGAGCTTGCCTGCAACCGCAAACAAAGACCCGTGCTCGTCGTCGATGAAGCCTCTCTTCTAAGGATCGAAGTCTATGCCGAGCTCCATACCCTCACCCAGTTCGAGGGCGACTCCAAACCTTACCTGCCCATCATCCTGGCCGGCCAGAACAATCTGGTCGATCTCCTGCTCTACCGGACTTCCGTCCCCCTGGCATCGAGAATCGTTTCCCGCTGCCACCTCCAGGGTATCACACGAGAGGACATGGACCGCTACCTCAACCACCATCTCAAAATCAGCGGAGTCTCCCAGCAGATCTTTGCCGATGCGGCCGTTACCGCCATCCAGCAAGGCTCGGGGGGATTGCTCAGACGAGCCAGTCATCTCGCCCGGGGCGCCCTCATCGCTGCTGCACATGAAAAAAACCAGATCGTTTCGGCCGAGCACGTGCGCATCGCTTCAACCGAGCTCATTTGATGTGAAAACCGGCAAGGCGTCTGCCCGGGGCGCCTTGCCCCCCCAAAGGAGCCTCTCCCATGGAAAAGCTCTTTCAAAAGATGGCCTGATACTTCCTCAACCTTTGGCAACTCGGCGTCCTCGATCCACAAAAGGGACTGTGGACCGTAAAACCGGCTCTCGAGAAGATCGCCTACCTCAGATCCCAAAATGCCCGGGGCTGCCACATACTCATAAAGCCCCTCTGCATCGACCATTACCTCCTGGCCGACGACATTGACCGACAAACCCTTCTGCGACACCACTGCTTCCCCTCCGGACAGTGGAAACCCGCTCGAATGATCGTTGAGACCTCACCGGAAAACTTCCAGGTATGGGTTCACTCCAGCAGAGCATTGTCCCTGGAAGAAAAACGCATGTGGCTTGAAAGAATGCGAAGCGATCCGGCAGCACATCCCAAAAACCGCTGGGGGCGCTGTCCCGGCTTTCGCAACACCAAGGAAAAGCACCGCTCCCCTACGGGACGCTTTCCCCTTGCAAGGCTCATCTGGATCGACTGGGACTCGCAGGCCGACATCCCCCTGCTTGTCCCGGAATCAAAACCATCCCTCCTTTCCCATCCCTCCCGAAGGGGGTCTGTGTGCCATCCGGCTGATCCCTGCCGATACCATTTCAAAAAAGACAATGAGTCCACAACCGACTTTGCTTATGCACTCTCTCTGGCCAGAAGAGGCTTCTCGGACGATCAGATCCGGCAGCGCATTCTCTCGGAGAGAACCGACTGGAGCAATCATAAGGGGGAAAAAGAATCCAAGACTACCTCGATCGCACCATCGGTCGTGTCAAACAGGTAGTCAACAATTCCTGAGCCCGCTATTGAATGTCAAAATAGCCTGGTCGACTTTCCCTTCAATCCAGAATAATCAGAACCAAAAGGTCAGATCAATTTGAGAGGCAACACCGGGTCTCGGGCAAGCTCAAGCAGACGGTGCTCGCGTGCCTGGCTCCCCCGAAGGTACAGACCAAAGCACGCTTTATGAATGTGCACCGCCTTATCAGATGGGCAGACCAACTGCTCAGACTCTCTCCTGCCGGAGGTGCCCGGAAGGGCTCCACCCTCTCAAAGCTGCGAGCTTGTCTGGACCGGCTGCCCTCATGCAGGGCTTTCATCAAGCGATTCCGAGACGATGCCGTACCACTGCTCGAGTGCCAGAGGATTTTCAAGGCTCGAGGGCTAAGTCACTCCACGATAGCCCAGTGCGAGCCATTTATCCAGGCCATCGGCTCAAGCCCTGTTCGCCGTGAGTTCGTCGCCTACCTGCAAAACCAACTCCAAATCGCTGCCAAGCTTGGTCTGGATCATATCGGTCTGCCAGTGACCTCCGATCCAATCGAGTCGCTTTTCGGACTGGGAAAGTTTCACGGCACGGGAGAGATCAAGGATGCCAATCGTATCGCCCTTCGCCTGCCCGCCCTGTGCGGCACTCCCACCCGGGCCGAAGCGGAGCAGGTGATCAAGATCAGCGTTGCCGAAGAGCAGCAGATCACTGGCCGCTTCACCTCTTTGGTCAAACAGAGACGAGAGGTGCTCCCACATCCTGACCGTCTCGAGAGCTTGAGCACAGAGCAGGCTGGGACTCACCTCGAACTCATTGCCAGTGCCAAAAACCGGGAAAATAACGGAAAAATACTACATATTCCAATATCTTACAAGGAAACCCATGGCCCACAGCTACAGTGTCAAACAGGGCATGGCTAGGCGCAAAATGCCCACACATGGGCCATTTTAGAATGGTAGGAGCATTGCTTCCCAGTGCCGGGGGTCAAAAACCAGTCAATGGGCGTTCGCCGATTTGGACGCCCTACCCTACGAAAAGCACTCAATGAGAAGCTTCAGACAGCAAAGGCTGATACGGGAATCATTTCTCATGAGGGGAGTATGGAGGGCACTTTTCAAAATGAGAACTGCTGCTTTGGTGTCAAACGGCCTGGTTGGTGCTGCAGATTAACAAAAGGTTGCTCTATCCGAGATGATTTACCAACCAGAGAACTTATCTTGAAAGTTATGGTTATGGAGATGGTTATCGCAGGCCATCCAGGCGAGGGGTCCAGATATCCTCTGTGGCTTGGCGCGGGACATGGAAGATACATTCATTGAAGGAGATTAACATGATACACAAAAAATGTTTAAAAAAAGACATGTTCTTGTGGTCTTTGGCGATTCTGGGGGCAGCCATGCTGACTTTGCTCTCCCCAGCTTCAGGACGTACCCAGGAAGCATTGTCGAAAGACGATCCCTCTCCGCCTGCGAAAACGGTAAAACTTATTTTCATTCACCATTCCTGTGGTCAAAACTGGCTCGACGATGCCAACGGCAGGTTGGGACTGGCACTGCGCCGCAACAATTATTTCGTCAGCGATACCAATTATGGCTGGGGGCCGCCTGACCAGGATGTAGGGGAAGGAAGTATCGGTGACCATACCGACATCGGCCACTGGTATAATTGGTTTGTGGGCCCTCATCGACTCGAATATCTCAACGCACTTTATGCCGAGACCGGCCAGTATTCCAGTTATTCCCGCCTTTCCAAGATTCCTCCGGGCAAGAACAAAATCATCCTCTTCAAATCCTGTTTTCCCAACTCGAACCTTGGAGGCAATCCCAAAGACGCGCCTACCAAGGGGAAAAATCCCCTGAGGGGTCAGGATTGTGGATCTTCCCATATGACCGTGGCAAACGCCAAGGGCATCTACAAAGACCTCCTCAAATACTTCGCTACACGCCAGGACAAGCTCTTCGTCGTCATCACCGCCCCGCCGTTGACAACCGACTCCACTACACCTTCACAGGCCGCCAATGCACGGGCGTTCAATCGCTGGCTGGTAGAGGAATGGCTGAAGAAGTATCGGCATAAAAATGTGGCCGTCTTTGATTTCTTCAATGTGCTCACCAGCAATGGCGGCAGTGCCGATTACAATGATTCCAAGTCCGCCAAAGGCAACCATCATCGCTGGTGGCAAGGCGCCTGCCAGTATCTGCAAACCGTCAAGAAAAATACTGCAGCTTATCCTTCCTGTGAGGGTGACAGCCACCCCAGCATTGCAGGAAATCGTAAGGCCACTACAGAATTTGTAAAAATGTTAAATGTTTATTACCATCGCTGGCAGGACAGTCTGACTGCTTCAAGACTTACTGAAATCCCCGCTGCCAGTCAGTAGGGAACCTGGCCTCATCTTCTCGGAGTAGAGCTCCGGGATCACTTGAAGTAAGAACCTATCCAGAAACCACCTGTGGACTTTGCGACACCCCCCTTGGTCCCCCCTTGAGGGGGAATTAAAGGGGGGGGGTCCGCTGCCGAGGTAGGTTTTTGGATAGGCTCTAAGTACAGCTCCACGCAAATAAGCGATCAATTTCCAGCCCGTCATTTCCTCAAGCTTCAGGCGGGAATGACGAATGGGATTTTGTGCACCCATTTACCCGTGTATTTTGGTAGGAGCGGTATTCTGCCGCGACAAGGTTGTGCGGTTGCCGGTTCCTGTCACAGCCGGAAGTCGTTCCTACAAAAAAATGGCCGTTTATTTACAGTTTTCGGTACTGAGCCGTTAAAAAGCCTCTTCGATGAGTCGCCTGAACATGGTTTCATCTTGTAAGGCTTGCCTGTCCATCTCCTGGGCGATTCGCCCCTCCCGAAGAATAAAGAGCCTGTCTGCGAGCCGCTTCGCCTGGCCCAGGCTGTGTGAGACGGCCACTATGCAATAGTGTTTCTTGAGACGCAGGAGGAGTTGCTCGATTCTGTTCGCCGCTCTGAAATCCAGTGACGCAGTGGGCTCGTCCAAAAGGAGCGCCTGAGGTTGAAGCGCCAGGGTACGCGCAAGGCAGAGACGCTGCTGCTGTCCCCCCGAGAGAGTCGAAGCGTCGTCGCGAAGCCTCTCTTTGACCTCATCCCAAAGGGAAGCCTCCCGAAGGGCCCATTCCGTGTGCTCGGACAGAGCCTGCCCCCTTAGGCCAAGGGTCACCTTCAGTGGCATAGTGATGTTCTTCTCAATGGAAAAGGGGAGGATCGCCGGAGTTTGAAAAACCATCCCCACCCGCCTCCTGAGCTCATTTGGTGAAATGGAGCCCGCATAAATATCCCCGCTCATTCCGTCGAAACGAACCCGAATCGTCCCCTTCGTGCAGCAGTCCGGGGAGCATTCGTTGAGACGGTTGATGGCCCTCAGGAGGGTTGATTTTCCGGAACCGGAATGTCCTACGATGATTATAAGTTCGCCGGGAAAAACAGAAAGGCTCACATCTTTCAGCACGACTTTCGCCGCAAAATGAACGGAGAGGCGTTCGATGGCGATAACAGGTTCCACTATTTTTTCTTCCATCGCTTTTCAGCACTTCTTTGCACAAACACAGCAGTGAGGAACAAAACTCCAGTCAAGGTCAGGAGAACAAGGGCGGTTCCAAATGCCTGTTCCAGTTCGAGTGGAGTCTTATGTTCCGCCGCAAGGTAATAGATTCGAAATGGCAGCGCCTCGAACTTGCCCCACAGGCTTTGAGGCACACCTGCTTGCGCGACGACGCCCGTTAGAAGGATGACCGCCGTGTCCTCAGAGGCCCGTCCAATGGAGAGGATAACACCGCTCAAAATCCCCCGGCTTGCCAGAGGCAGCAATACATGGCGAATGCTTTGCGACTTTGTAAGTCCCATTGCTGGCCCGAGCACGCGAAGGTGTTCCGGTACGGCATCCAATGAGGTTTCCGTAGTTCGAATCACGTAAGGCAAGACGAGGAGGGCAATGCACAGGCTTGCGAGAAAAAGGCACGTTCCAGCTTCCGGAAAAATGGTTTTCCTCAAAAACAAAATGAGGGTAAACCCGAAAAGACCCATAACAATGGATGGAGTTCCTGAGAGAAGATCTATGGCAAAACCCAGAAAGACTCGAAGGCGCTTCGGCGCATATCCGGAAAGATAGACCCCGCTTGCGATTCCAACAGGGATCGATAAAAGTGATGAAAGGGCCACCAGTGAAAAGGTTCCGGCAACAGCGGGCCAGATTCCATCAAATACCGGTTTTCGCCCCGTAATGGCGTCAAACCAGGGTGTTTCGCCGAAAAACAGGCTGGCATTGATGCTTCCGATTCCCCGAAGCAGCAGAAAAACGACGAGGATCGCTACAGTCAGCAGGATTCCCGTCCCTGAAAGCCAGGCAAGACAAGTGAAGAACCAATCGGATCTTTTAGGCATGCGGGGAACGCCCGGATTTTTTCGCGGCTTTCCTGATGAGGAGGTTTACCGCGCCGGCAAGAAGGAAGAGGATAAGGCCTGATGCAAAAACGGACTGGTAGGCCATGCTCCGGCTGTCGGTCGCAAGAACGAGGGCGATATGGGAAGTGAGCGTGCGGACGGATGCAAAGAGTGAATGCGGGAGCTGAGGAGCGTTGCCTGCCAGCATGAGAGAGATCAGAGTATCCCCAATGGCTCTTGCAAATCCCAGGACAGCTGCAATGACGAGTCCTTCGCCTGCTGCCGGAATGAAAACATGGCGAACCTGCTGCACGGCAGTGAATCCCATTGCCTCCGACGTCAGGCGAAGCGTCGGGTCGAGTTGCTCGAGCCTTGCATGGAATACAAGGACAATGGTGGGAAGAATAAGCAGGCTCAAAGTCAGGGTCGCTGTAAGGAGAGAAAAACCTGATCCGCCATCAAAACAGTCCCTCACTCTGGGTACGAGCAGAAAAACGGATACAAAACCGTAGACGACGGTAGGAATACTCGTCATAAAGCGGATCAATGAAAGGAAAAATTGTGCGACGCGCCTGGGTGCAAGGGCGTAGATGAGGCAGCAAACGCCAATGGCCGGGGGAAAGGCAAGAACCAGAGCCGACAAGGAGAGGCAGAGGGAGGCGGCACACATGGGTAGAATGCCGTACTTTCCGCCGAAGGGCTGCCACTGCAGCGAGAATATTTCGTA
This region of Desulforhabdus amnigena genomic DNA includes:
- a CDS encoding DDE-type integrase/transposase/recombinase: MDEQQQKDVAVFRFGVISDFVTRNAMDRGEQERLLTEKCEQSWQIPHSNRSRLARSTILGWIKAYRQGGGRLESLYPGSRNDRGVSRIIDEETGGLIARLRAGMPKCSLPTLIKELEKRKLLPAGMVLSESTLYRFLKREGLLKAAPPPAVDRRKFEAELPNDLWQSDALHGPLVMVGEKRRKTYLFAFIDDMSRLVPHAAFFLNENLDSYLCALRRALLKRGLPRKLYVDNGAAFRSRLLHEITASLGIALVHSKPYKPQGRGKVERFFQTVRAQFLASVEADSLEALNEQFDQWVTTVYHQRPHGGTGEPPLKRFADHMECIRPAPKYLEDYFRKRARRKVANDRTVSLNGRLYEASVALIGSQVTLLYNEDDPTRVEVQLGGQSHGFLTPLDLNVNCRVRRNHSTGLVIENTGKPAISSGRLSFSNREDQ
- a CDS encoding DNA-primase RepB domain-containing protein; translated protein: MAYLRSQNARGCHILIKPLCIDHYLLADDIDRQTLLRHHCFPSGQWKPARMIVETSPENFQVWVHSSRALSLEEKRMWLERMRSDPAAHPKNRWGRCPGFRNTKEKHRSPTGRFPLARLIWIDWDSQADIPLLVPESKPSLLSHPSRRGSVCHPADPCRYHFKKDNESTTDFAYALSLARRGFSDDQIRQRILSERTDWSNHKGEKESKTTSIAPSVVSNR
- a CDS encoding phosphate ABC transporter ATP-binding protein, whose product is MEEKIVEPVIAIERLSVHFAAKVVLKDVSLSVFPGELIIIVGHSGSGKSTLLRAINRLNECSPDCCTKGTIRVRFDGMSGDIYAGSISPNELRRRVGMVFQTPAILPFSIEKNITMPLKVTLGLRGQALSEHTEWALREASLWDEVKERLRDDASTLSGGQQQRLCLARTLALQPQALLLDEPTASLDFRAANRIEQLLLRLKKHYCIVAVSHSLGQAKRLADRLFILREGRIAQEMDRQALQDETMFRRLIEEAF
- a CDS encoding PstA family ABC transporter permease, giving the protein MPKRSDWFFTCLAWLSGTGILLTVAILVVFLLLRGIGSINASLFFGETPWFDAITGRKPVFDGIWPAVAGTFSLVALSSLLSIPVGIASGVYLSGYAPKRLRVFLGFAIDLLSGTPSIVMGLFGFTLILFLRKTIFPEAGTCLFLASLCIALLVLPYVIRTTETSLDAVPEHLRVLGPAMGLTKSQSIRHVLLPLASRGILSGVILSIGRASEDTAVILLTGVVAQAGVPQSLWGKFEALPFRIYYLAAEHKTPLELEQAFGTALVLLTLTGVLFLTAVFVQRSAEKRWKKK
- a CDS encoding PstC family ABC transporter permease, which gives rise to MIATSVSAVTIFSILFLLVYFSSPLFTEGRIYEIFSLQWQPFGGKYGILPMCAASLCLSLSALVLAFPPAIGVCCLIYALAPRRVAQFFLSLIRFMTSIPTVVYGFVSVFLLVPRVRDCFDGGSGFSLLTATLTLSLLILPTIVLVFHARLEQLDPTLRLTSEAMGFTAVQQVRHVFIPAAGEGLVIAAVLGFARAIGDTLISLMLAGNAPQLPHSLFASVRTLTSHIALVLATDSRSMAYQSVFASGLILFLLAGAVNLLIRKAAKKSGRSPHA